In a single window of the Populus alba chromosome 16, ASM523922v2, whole genome shotgun sequence genome:
- the LOC118033114 gene encoding uncharacterized protein isoform X8 yields MLQAFEPPLDMSQDIDDCGELHFERPPDDGNVCSHESTTARGSCSKLDEACCGEPSNVMSKLEEGLTANEEVQVEGCHGSDPGSCLAGEENNKRAAECCGNHVSDSNGNVLSSPRDWLDPSFQLHVPLVDVDKVRCIIRNIVRDWALEVMMRHCFPVSNSQKERDQCYKPILEELNSLFPSRCNKSPPTCLVPGAGLGRLALEISCLGFVSQGNEFSYYMMISSSFILNQTQNAGEWIVYPWIHSNCNSLSDSDQLRPVSFPDIHPASAGIAEGFSMCGGDFVEVYSDPSQVGVWDAVVTCFFIDTAHNIVEYIEIISRILKDGGVWINLGPLLYHFADMHGQEDEMSIELSLEDVKCVAFDYGFEVEKEKTIETTYATNPRSMMQVGFADPCWKFSVKCFLCLLYKFKKWGWSSKNHLCSIYRSDPRTKKLLLWLNKLAHQMCLPSYVMSPQHARSLLFLLGQ; encoded by the exons atgCTTCAG GCATTTGAGCCACCCCTGGATATGAGCCAGGACATTGATGACTGTGGGGAATTGCACTTTGAACGGCCGCCAGATGATGGGAATGTTTGCTCTCATGAGTCTACCACAGCTAGGGGAAGTTGTTCCAAACTTGATGAAGCTTGCTGTGGAGAACCAAGCAATGTGATGAGCAAACTAGAAGAGGGTTTGACTGCCAATGAG GAAGTGCAAGTTGAAGGTTGTCATGGGTCTGATCCTGGGAGCTGTCTGGCAGGCGAGGAAAATAACAAAAGGGCAGCTGAATGTTGTGGGAATCATGTTTCTGATTCCAATGGAAAT GTCCTGTCATCACCTCGTGATTGGTTGGATCCATCATTTCAGTTGCATGTTCCCCTGGTTGATGTTGATAAG GTCCGTTGTATAATAAGAAACATAGTAAGAGACTGGGCACTAGAGGTAATGATGCGTCATTGCTTTCCTGTTTCTAACTC ACAGAAAGAACGTGATCAGTGCTACAAGCCTATTCTTGAAGAGCTCAATTCTTTATTCCCTAGTCGTTGCAACAAAAG TCCCCCTACATGTTTAGTTCCTGGTGCTGGTCTTGGGCGTCTGGCCTTGGAGATTTCATGTTTGG GTTTCGTGAGCCAGGGAAATGAATTTTCATACTACATGATGATATCCTCAAGTTTTATTCTTAATCA GACCCAGAATGCAGGGGAATGGATTGTATATCCTTGGATCCATAGCAATTGCAATTCACTTTCAGACAGCGACCAACTCCGTCCTGTTTCATTTCCAGATATTCATCCAGCAAG TGCAGGGATTGCTGAAGGATTCTCCATGTGTGGTGGTGACTTTGTTGAAGTCTATAGTGATCCAAGTCAAGTAG GAGTTTGGGATGCAGttgtaacttgtttttttattgacacGGCACACAATATTGTTGAATACATTGAAATCATATCAAGGATTTTGAAAGATGGGGGG GTTTGGATAAATCTGGGACCACTCCTGTATCATTTTGCAGACATGCATGGACAAGAAGAT GAGATGTCCATTGAACTGAGCTTGGAAGACGTAAAGTGTGTAGCGTTTGATTATGGGTTTGAAGTTGAG AAGGAAAAGACAATTGAGACAACCTACGCTACAAATCCTCGATCAATGATGCAAGTAGGATTCGCAGACCCATGTTGGAAATTCTCTGTTAAATGTTTTCTCTGCCtgctttataaatttaaaaagtgggGATGGTCCTCAAAAAATCATCTGTGCAGTATTTATAGAAGTGATCCAAGGACTAAGAAGCTTCTGTTGTGGCTTAACAAACTCGCTCACCAAATGTGCTTACCTAGCTATGTCATGAGTCCCCAACATGCTAgatcccttctctttcttttaggCCAATGA
- the LOC118033114 gene encoding uncharacterized protein isoform X9 has product MSQDIDDCGELHFERPPDDGNVCSHESTTARGSCSKLDEACCGEPSNVMSKLEEGLTANEEVQVEGCHGSDPGSCLAGEENNKRAAECCGNHVSDSNGNVLSSPRDWLDPSFQLHVPLVDVDKVRCIIRNIVRDWALEVMMRHCFPVSNSQKERDQCYKPILEELNSLFPSRCNKSPPTCLVPGAGLGRLALEISCLGFVSQGNEFSYYMMISSSFILNQTQNAGEWIVYPWIHSNCNSLSDSDQLRPVSFPDIHPASAGIAEGFSMCGGDFVEVYSDPSQVGVWDAVVTCFFIDTAHNIVEYIEIISRILKDGGVWINLGPLLYHFADMHGQEDEMSIELSLEDVKCVAFDYGFEVEKEKTIETTYATNPRSMMQVGFADPCWKFSVKCFLCLLYKFKKWGWSSKNHLCSIYRSDPRTKKLLLWLNKLAHQMCLPSYVMSPQHARSLLFLLGQ; this is encoded by the exons ATGAGCCAGGACATTGATGACTGTGGGGAATTGCACTTTGAACGGCCGCCAGATGATGGGAATGTTTGCTCTCATGAGTCTACCACAGCTAGGGGAAGTTGTTCCAAACTTGATGAAGCTTGCTGTGGAGAACCAAGCAATGTGATGAGCAAACTAGAAGAGGGTTTGACTGCCAATGAG GAAGTGCAAGTTGAAGGTTGTCATGGGTCTGATCCTGGGAGCTGTCTGGCAGGCGAGGAAAATAACAAAAGGGCAGCTGAATGTTGTGGGAATCATGTTTCTGATTCCAATGGAAAT GTCCTGTCATCACCTCGTGATTGGTTGGATCCATCATTTCAGTTGCATGTTCCCCTGGTTGATGTTGATAAG GTCCGTTGTATAATAAGAAACATAGTAAGAGACTGGGCACTAGAGGTAATGATGCGTCATTGCTTTCCTGTTTCTAACTC ACAGAAAGAACGTGATCAGTGCTACAAGCCTATTCTTGAAGAGCTCAATTCTTTATTCCCTAGTCGTTGCAACAAAAG TCCCCCTACATGTTTAGTTCCTGGTGCTGGTCTTGGGCGTCTGGCCTTGGAGATTTCATGTTTGG GTTTCGTGAGCCAGGGAAATGAATTTTCATACTACATGATGATATCCTCAAGTTTTATTCTTAATCA GACCCAGAATGCAGGGGAATGGATTGTATATCCTTGGATCCATAGCAATTGCAATTCACTTTCAGACAGCGACCAACTCCGTCCTGTTTCATTTCCAGATATTCATCCAGCAAG TGCAGGGATTGCTGAAGGATTCTCCATGTGTGGTGGTGACTTTGTTGAAGTCTATAGTGATCCAAGTCAAGTAG GAGTTTGGGATGCAGttgtaacttgtttttttattgacacGGCACACAATATTGTTGAATACATTGAAATCATATCAAGGATTTTGAAAGATGGGGGG GTTTGGATAAATCTGGGACCACTCCTGTATCATTTTGCAGACATGCATGGACAAGAAGAT GAGATGTCCATTGAACTGAGCTTGGAAGACGTAAAGTGTGTAGCGTTTGATTATGGGTTTGAAGTTGAG AAGGAAAAGACAATTGAGACAACCTACGCTACAAATCCTCGATCAATGATGCAAGTAGGATTCGCAGACCCATGTTGGAAATTCTCTGTTAAATGTTTTCTCTGCCtgctttataaatttaaaaagtgggGATGGTCCTCAAAAAATCATCTGTGCAGTATTTATAGAAGTGATCCAAGGACTAAGAAGCTTCTGTTGTGGCTTAACAAACTCGCTCACCAAATGTGCTTACCTAGCTATGTCATGAGTCCCCAACATGCTAgatcccttctctttcttttaggCCAATGA
- the LOC118033114 gene encoding uncharacterized protein isoform X5, with protein MKPHQEQEEDEERLRQRKLEESLEIKSLRRIISAYLNYPEAAEEDVKRYERSFRKLPPSHKALLSHYPLKFQSLRRCISINSYFIFNMLQAFEPPLDMSQDIDDCGELHFERPPDDGNVCSHESTTARGSCSKLDEACCGEPSNVMSKLEEGLTANEEVQVEGCHGSDPGSCLAGEENNKRAAECCGNHVSDSNGNVLSSPRDWLDPSFQLHVPLVDVDKVRCIIRNIVRDWALEVMMRHCFPVSNSQKERDQCYKPILEELNSLFPSRCNKSPPTCLVPGAGLGRLALEISCLGFVSQGNEFSYYMMISSSFILNQTQNAGEWIVYPWIHSNCNSLSDSDQLRPVSFPDIHPASAGIAEGFSMCGGDFVEVYSDPSQVGVWDAVVTCFFIDTAHNIVEYIEIISRILKDGGKEKTIETTYATNPRSMMQVGFADPCWKFSVKCFLCLLYKFKKWGWSSKNHLCSIYRSDPRTKKLLLWLNKLAHQMCLPSYVMSPQHARSLLFLLGQ; from the exons atgaagcctcatcaagaacaagaagaagacgaagaacgACTTCGTCaaagaaaacttgaagaatCCCTTGAAATAAAATCTCTCCGGCGCATAATCAGTGCCTACCTTAA TTATCCAGAGGCAGCAGAAGAGGACGTGAAAAGATACGAAAGATCGTTTAGGAAGCTCCCTCCTTCTCACAAA gCTTTGTTATCACACTACCCTTTGAAGTTTCAAAGTCTAAGAAG GTGTATTTCTATAAATTCgtatttcatatttaatatgCTTCAG GCATTTGAGCCACCCCTGGATATGAGCCAGGACATTGATGACTGTGGGGAATTGCACTTTGAACGGCCGCCAGATGATGGGAATGTTTGCTCTCATGAGTCTACCACAGCTAGGGGAAGTTGTTCCAAACTTGATGAAGCTTGCTGTGGAGAACCAAGCAATGTGATGAGCAAACTAGAAGAGGGTTTGACTGCCAATGAG GAAGTGCAAGTTGAAGGTTGTCATGGGTCTGATCCTGGGAGCTGTCTGGCAGGCGAGGAAAATAACAAAAGGGCAGCTGAATGTTGTGGGAATCATGTTTCTGATTCCAATGGAAAT GTCCTGTCATCACCTCGTGATTGGTTGGATCCATCATTTCAGTTGCATGTTCCCCTGGTTGATGTTGATAAG GTCCGTTGTATAATAAGAAACATAGTAAGAGACTGGGCACTAGAGGTAATGATGCGTCATTGCTTTCCTGTTTCTAACTC ACAGAAAGAACGTGATCAGTGCTACAAGCCTATTCTTGAAGAGCTCAATTCTTTATTCCCTAGTCGTTGCAACAAAAG TCCCCCTACATGTTTAGTTCCTGGTGCTGGTCTTGGGCGTCTGGCCTTGGAGATTTCATGTTTGG GTTTCGTGAGCCAGGGAAATGAATTTTCATACTACATGATGATATCCTCAAGTTTTATTCTTAATCA GACCCAGAATGCAGGGGAATGGATTGTATATCCTTGGATCCATAGCAATTGCAATTCACTTTCAGACAGCGACCAACTCCGTCCTGTTTCATTTCCAGATATTCATCCAGCAAG TGCAGGGATTGCTGAAGGATTCTCCATGTGTGGTGGTGACTTTGTTGAAGTCTATAGTGATCCAAGTCAAGTAG GAGTTTGGGATGCAGttgtaacttgtttttttattgacacGGCACACAATATTGTTGAATACATTGAAATCATATCAAGGATTTTGAAAGATGGGGGG AAGGAAAAGACAATTGAGACAACCTACGCTACAAATCCTCGATCAATGATGCAAGTAGGATTCGCAGACCCATGTTGGAAATTCTCTGTTAAATGTTTTCTCTGCCtgctttataaatttaaaaagtgggGATGGTCCTCAAAAAATCATCTGTGCAGTATTTATAGAAGTGATCCAAGGACTAAGAAGCTTCTGTTGTGGCTTAACAAACTCGCTCACCAAATGTGCTTACCTAGCTATGTCATGAGTCCCCAACATGCTAgatcccttctctttcttttaggCCAATGA